A single genomic interval of Microbacterium sp. BLY harbors:
- a CDS encoding folylpolyglutamate synthase/dihydrofolate synthase family protein, with translation MSARDRADAVYETLLSRAGERWVQPRKERTARVLAYLDDPQRTYRVIHVTGTNGKTSTARMIESLLRAHDLRTGLFTSPHLERFTERIMIDGEPIADEAVADAWDEIEPFVGIVDAELEAAGEAPLTFFELLTVLAFVAVADAPVDVLVLEVGMGGEWDSTNTADGDVAVFAPIDIDHADRLGSTIAEIAQVKAGIIKEGAAVVSAQQHAEAAAVLRRVADERHATIAFEGEDFGLAEQKLAVGGQLLTIRGLAGQYEEEYLPLYGAHQGHNAALAVAAVESLIGGATQAIAGGVISDGLQGSTSPGRLQLLGIAPTVIVDAAHNPHGAAALAQALDDSFDFDEWGLVLGVLADKDAAGIVARLAPAAAHVFATAPESDRANDADLIADLVEQAGQRATVHPSLADAADAAREWAASSDRRAVVIAGSVVLAGEAIALSEEEDWKSGWRA, from the coding sequence ATGAGCGCGAGAGACCGGGCGGACGCCGTCTACGAGACTCTGCTGAGCCGTGCGGGGGAGCGCTGGGTGCAGCCGCGCAAGGAGCGCACGGCACGCGTCCTCGCGTACCTCGACGACCCGCAGCGCACGTACCGCGTCATCCACGTCACCGGCACGAACGGCAAGACGTCGACCGCGCGGATGATCGAGAGCCTGCTGCGGGCGCACGACCTCCGTACCGGCCTGTTCACGAGCCCGCATCTGGAGCGCTTCACCGAGCGCATCATGATCGACGGGGAGCCGATCGCCGATGAGGCCGTCGCCGATGCCTGGGACGAGATCGAGCCGTTCGTGGGCATCGTGGACGCCGAGCTCGAGGCGGCGGGGGAGGCCCCGCTGACGTTCTTCGAGCTGCTGACGGTGCTCGCCTTCGTCGCGGTCGCGGATGCGCCCGTCGACGTGCTCGTGCTCGAGGTGGGCATGGGAGGGGAGTGGGACTCCACGAACACCGCCGACGGCGACGTCGCGGTCTTCGCTCCCATCGACATCGACCACGCGGACCGTCTCGGCAGCACCATCGCCGAGATCGCGCAGGTCAAGGCCGGGATCATCAAGGAGGGCGCCGCCGTCGTCTCGGCCCAGCAGCACGCGGAGGCCGCGGCGGTGCTGCGTCGCGTCGCCGACGAGCGGCACGCGACCATCGCCTTCGAGGGGGAGGACTTCGGCCTCGCCGAGCAGAAGCTCGCGGTGGGTGGGCAGCTGCTCACCATCCGCGGCCTCGCCGGGCAGTACGAGGAGGAGTACCTTCCGCTGTACGGTGCGCATCAGGGGCACAACGCGGCCCTCGCCGTCGCGGCGGTCGAGTCCCTGATCGGCGGCGCCACCCAGGCGATCGCCGGTGGGGTCATCTCGGACGGACTGCAGGGCAGCACGTCTCCCGGCCGTCTGCAGCTCCTGGGTATCGCTCCCACCGTCATCGTCGACGCCGCGCACAACCCGCATGGCGCCGCCGCGCTCGCGCAGGCGCTGGATGACAGCTTCGACTTCGACGAGTGGGGTCTCGTGCTCGGCGTGCTGGCGGACAAGGATGCGGCCGGGATCGTCGCGCGCCTGGCTCCCGCCGCCGCGCACGTGTTCGCCACCGCGCCGGAGTCCGATCGCGCCAACGACGCGGACCTCATCGCCGACCTGGTCGAGCAGGCAGGGCAGCGCGCGACGGTGCACCCCTCGCTCGCCGACGCCGCCGATGCGGCGCGGGAATGGGCGGCCTCGTCGGATCGACGGGCCGTGGTCATCGCCGGGTCCGTCGTGCTCGCCGGGGAGGCGATCGCGCTGTCCGAGGAGGAGGACTGGAAGTCGGGGTGGCGCGCATGA
- the ileS gene encoding isoleucine--tRNA ligase, which translates to MTYPRSSFGPAADPSTGSGTPGSVAPSPRFPQIEEEVLDFWKTDDTFRASIAQREGAPEWVFYDGPPFANGLPHYGHLLTGYAKDVFPRFQTMIGKKVDRVFGWDTHGLPAELEAMKQLGITEKSEIEDMGIDVFNEKARSSVLKYTREWEDYVTRQARWVDFERGYKTLDLGYMESVLWAFKTLYDKGLAYEGYRVLPYCWRDETPLSAHELRMDDDVYQTRQDPSVTVTFPLTGAKAEALGLTGVRALAWTTTPWTLPTNLALAVGPDIEYVVLPAGPAGASDVHQGRAAPSADQLAVEASAHRYLLAKDLLGGYAKDLGYESPEDALAAVDATLRGAELADVTYDRLFDYYADEETYGTGNAWRILVDDYVTTTDGTGIVHQAPAYGEDDQRVAGAAGIPTILSLDDGGRFLPSVTDVAGELWMDANTPLVRIIRDNGRLVRLQSYEHSYPHCWRCRNPLIYKAVSSWFIRVTDIKDDLLANNEEITWVPENVKHGQFGKWLEGARDWSISRNRYWGSPIPVWKSDDPEYPRVDAYGSLEELERDFGTLPRNPEGEVDLHRPYIDHLTRPNPDDPTGKSTMRRIGDVFDVWFDSGSMPYAQVHYPFENQEWFDSHSPADFIVEYIGQTRGWFYVMHVLSTALFNRPAFTGVSCHGIVLGSDGYKMSKSLRNYPDVSEVLDRDGSDAMRWFLMSSAVLRGGNLIVTEEGIRSGVREFLLPLWNSWYFFATYANASTGSATQGGVGSAPQGGGYEASWRTDSTDVLDRYILARLGDLVRDVRADLEGLDSTTASARLRDFAEVLTNWYIRRSRDRFWVGVTDDPKSREAFDTLYTVLETLCRVAAPLVPLISERVWQGLTGGRSVHLQDWPDAAQFPAADEIRDAMDAVRELSSVGNALRKKEKLRVRLPLARLTVVSPLAADLGQFEEILREELNVKTVELVPLTDEAAGEYGISHRLSVNARAAGPRLGKDVQKAIQAARSGDWSETDGVVTAGGIVLEPAEYDLVLETTGRPEGEALAIVPSGGFVLLDTDTTPELEAEGIARDAIRVVQEARKNAGLDVSDRIVLALNAAPAEAAALEAHADLIAAETLAVAFAVQATDELDRLVDEVTSPGDGVHRSGARALGAGKAPLLVTIDTNLEVGRA; encoded by the coding sequence ATGACCTACCCGCGCTCCTCTTTCGGCCCCGCTGCCGACCCTTCGACCGGCTCCGGGACCCCAGGGTCTGTGGCGCCGAGCCCGCGCTTCCCGCAGATCGAGGAGGAGGTGCTCGACTTCTGGAAGACCGACGACACCTTCCGCGCCTCCATCGCGCAGCGCGAGGGCGCCCCCGAGTGGGTGTTCTACGACGGCCCTCCTTTCGCGAACGGTCTGCCGCACTACGGCCACCTGCTCACGGGCTACGCGAAGGACGTGTTCCCCCGCTTCCAGACCATGATCGGGAAGAAGGTCGATCGCGTCTTCGGATGGGACACCCACGGGCTCCCGGCCGAGCTCGAGGCGATGAAGCAGCTCGGGATCACCGAGAAGAGCGAGATCGAGGACATGGGGATCGACGTCTTCAACGAGAAGGCGCGCTCCTCGGTCCTGAAGTACACGCGCGAGTGGGAGGACTACGTCACCCGCCAGGCCCGCTGGGTCGACTTCGAGCGCGGGTACAAGACGCTCGACCTCGGGTACATGGAGAGCGTGCTGTGGGCCTTCAAGACCCTGTACGACAAGGGACTCGCCTACGAGGGCTACCGGGTGCTCCCGTACTGCTGGCGCGATGAGACCCCGCTGTCCGCCCACGAACTGCGCATGGATGACGACGTCTACCAGACGCGGCAGGACCCGTCGGTCACGGTGACCTTCCCGCTCACGGGTGCGAAGGCCGAGGCGCTCGGCCTCACCGGTGTGCGCGCCCTCGCCTGGACGACCACGCCGTGGACCCTGCCGACCAACCTCGCGCTCGCCGTGGGGCCGGACATCGAGTACGTCGTGCTGCCCGCCGGCCCCGCCGGCGCCTCCGACGTGCACCAGGGCCGTGCCGCCCCCTCGGCCGACCAGCTCGCGGTCGAGGCCTCCGCACACCGCTACCTGCTCGCGAAGGATCTCCTCGGCGGCTATGCCAAGGACCTCGGGTACGAGAGCCCGGAGGACGCGCTCGCCGCGGTCGACGCCACGCTGCGTGGTGCGGAGCTGGCCGACGTCACCTACGACCGCCTGTTCGACTACTACGCGGACGAGGAGACCTACGGCACGGGGAACGCCTGGCGCATCCTCGTCGACGACTACGTCACCACGACCGACGGCACCGGCATCGTCCACCAGGCCCCGGCCTACGGTGAGGACGACCAGCGCGTCGCCGGCGCGGCGGGCATCCCGACGATCCTGTCCCTCGACGACGGCGGCCGCTTCCTCCCCAGCGTCACCGACGTCGCGGGCGAGCTGTGGATGGACGCGAACACGCCCCTCGTGCGGATCATCCGCGACAACGGTCGTCTCGTCCGGCTGCAGAGCTACGAGCACTCCTACCCGCACTGCTGGCGGTGCCGGAACCCCCTCATCTACAAGGCCGTGTCGAGCTGGTTCATCCGGGTCACCGACATCAAGGACGATCTCCTCGCGAACAACGAGGAGATCACCTGGGTGCCGGAGAACGTCAAGCACGGCCAGTTCGGGAAATGGCTCGAGGGCGCCCGCGACTGGTCGATCAGCCGCAACCGCTACTGGGGCTCGCCGATCCCGGTGTGGAAGAGCGACGACCCCGAGTACCCGCGCGTCGACGCCTACGGGTCGTTGGAGGAGCTGGAGCGCGACTTCGGCACCCTCCCGCGCAATCCCGAGGGGGAGGTCGATCTGCACCGCCCCTACATCGATCACCTGACCCGGCCGAACCCGGACGACCCGACCGGCAAGAGCACCATGCGGCGGATCGGCGACGTCTTCGACGTGTGGTTCGACTCCGGCTCGATGCCGTACGCGCAGGTGCACTATCCGTTCGAGAACCAGGAGTGGTTCGACTCGCACTCCCCGGCGGACTTCATCGTGGAGTACATCGGGCAGACCCGCGGCTGGTTCTACGTCATGCACGTGCTGTCGACCGCGCTGTTCAACCGCCCGGCGTTCACGGGCGTCAGCTGCCACGGCATCGTGCTCGGCAGCGACGGCTACAAGATGTCGAAGTCGCTGCGCAACTACCCGGACGTGTCCGAGGTGCTGGACCGCGACGGCTCCGACGCGATGCGCTGGTTCCTGATGTCGAGCGCCGTGCTCCGCGGCGGCAACCTCATCGTCACCGAGGAGGGCATCCGCTCGGGGGTGCGGGAGTTCCTGCTGCCGCTGTGGAACTCGTGGTACTTCTTCGCGACGTATGCGAATGCTTCGACAGGCTCAGCAACCCAGGGAGGCGTGGGCTCAGCACCCCAGGGAGGCGGGTACGAGGCGTCGTGGCGCACCGACTCGACCGACGTCCTCGACCGGTACATCCTCGCGCGGCTGGGAGACCTGGTCCGTGACGTGCGGGCCGACCTGGAGGGTCTGGACTCGACCACCGCGTCCGCGCGACTGCGCGACTTCGCCGAGGTGCTGACGAACTGGTACATCCGCCGTTCGCGCGACCGGTTCTGGGTGGGCGTGACGGATGACCCGAAGAGCCGCGAGGCGTTCGACACGCTCTACACCGTCCTGGAGACGCTGTGCCGCGTGGCCGCGCCGCTCGTGCCGCTCATCAGCGAGCGCGTGTGGCAGGGGCTCACCGGCGGGCGCAGCGTGCATCTGCAGGACTGGCCGGACGCCGCACAGTTCCCGGCGGCGGACGAGATCCGCGACGCGATGGACGCGGTGCGCGAACTGTCCAGTGTCGGCAACGCCCTGCGCAAGAAGGAGAAGCTGCGTGTGCGGCTGCCGCTGGCGCGCCTCACGGTCGTGTCGCCGCTCGCGGCGGACCTCGGCCAGTTCGAGGAGATCCTCCGCGAGGAGCTCAACGTCAAGACCGTCGAGCTGGTCCCGCTGACCGACGAGGCTGCCGGGGAGTACGGCATCAGCCACCGGCTCAGCGTGAACGCCCGCGCCGCGGGTCCGCGCCTCGGCAAGGACGTGCAGAAGGCCATCCAGGCCGCGCGCTCGGGTGACTGGTCCGAGACCGACGGCGTCGTGACCGCGGGTGGCATCGTGCTGGAGCCCGCCGAGTACGACCTCGTCCTCGAGACCACGGGTCGCCCGGAGGGCGAGGCGCTGGCCATCGTCCCGTCGGGCGGCTTCGTCCTGCTCGACACGGACACGACGCCGGAGCTGGAGGCCGAGGGCATCGCCCGCGACGCGATCCGCGTCGTGCAGGAGGCGCGCAAGAACGCCGGGCTCGATGTGAGCGATCGCATCGTGCTGGCCCTCAACGCCGCCCCGGCCGAGGCCGCCGCCCTGGAGGCGCACGCCGACCTCATCGCCGCCGAGACCCTCGCCGTGGCGTTCGCCGTGCAGGCGACGGACGAGCTCGACCGGCTCGTCGACGAGGTCACCAGTCCCGGCGACGGCGTGCACCGCAGCGGGGCGCGGGCCCTGGGTGCCGGCAAGGCACCGCTGCTGGTCACGATCGACACCAACCTGGAGGTGGGGCGCGCATGA
- a CDS encoding ABC transporter ATP-binding protein, translated as MSAALELRELRIGFGAVPVVDGVSFTVQPGECVAIVGESGAGKTLTARALLGLAPAAAEVTADVLRLGGRDATALTERGWRRVRGTGIGLVSQDALVSLDPLRRIADEIAEPLRLHRLVRGRAAIGDRVRDLLGRVWMPDPDRRARQRPHELSGGLRQRALIASALAGDPAVLVADEPTTALDATVQARVLVLLREIVDRGTAVVFISHDFAAVRRVADRVLVMKDGRIVESGPVAEVLADPRHPYTRQLIAATMHAPREDRPASADAVLVVDGVAKAFGGVPAVRDASFRVGAGRTVGIVGESGSGKTTLARLIVGVETPDAGALRWTGTPRVQLVHQNPLGAFDPRWTIGRSLTEALEAGGVPRSERPARVSALLAEVGLDEALAARRPSALSGGQRQRAALARALAADPEVLVLDEPVSALDPSVRERVLRLLARVQEERRLTMLFVSHDLDVVGAVADDVLVMQDGRIVEQGPTATVFAAPQHAFTRELLAASGPVGP; from the coding sequence ATGAGCGCGGCACTGGAGCTCCGGGAGCTGCGGATCGGGTTCGGCGCTGTCCCGGTGGTGGACGGCGTCTCGTTCACCGTGCAGCCCGGGGAGTGCGTCGCGATCGTCGGAGAGTCGGGGGCAGGGAAGACGCTGACCGCCCGCGCCCTCCTGGGCCTCGCCCCCGCGGCGGCGGAGGTGACCGCCGACGTGCTCCGCCTCGGCGGACGGGACGCCACCGCGCTGACCGAGCGCGGGTGGCGGCGCGTCCGCGGGACCGGGATCGGCCTCGTGTCGCAGGACGCCCTGGTGTCGCTGGATCCGCTGCGCCGGATCGCCGACGAGATCGCGGAGCCGCTGCGACTGCACCGCCTCGTCCGCGGACGAGCCGCCATCGGCGACCGCGTGCGCGATCTGCTCGGGCGGGTGTGGATGCCCGACCCGGATCGTCGCGCCCGCCAGCGCCCGCACGAACTCTCCGGAGGGCTGCGGCAACGCGCCCTCATCGCCTCGGCACTCGCCGGCGACCCCGCGGTGCTGGTGGCGGACGAGCCCACGACGGCGCTCGACGCGACCGTGCAGGCACGGGTCCTCGTGCTGCTGCGTGAGATCGTCGACCGCGGCACCGCCGTGGTGTTCATCAGCCACGACTTCGCCGCGGTCCGCCGCGTCGCCGACCGCGTGCTCGTGATGAAGGACGGGCGGATCGTGGAGTCCGGGCCCGTCGCGGAGGTGCTGGCCGACCCCCGGCATCCCTACACGCGCCAGCTGATCGCGGCGACGATGCATGCGCCACGGGAGGACCGACCGGCCTCGGCGGACGCCGTTCTGGTGGTGGACGGGGTGGCCAAGGCGTTCGGCGGGGTGCCGGCCGTCCGCGACGCCTCCTTCCGGGTGGGCGCCGGGCGGACGGTGGGCATCGTGGGCGAGTCCGGGTCGGGGAAGACGACACTGGCGCGGCTCATCGTGGGCGTCGAGACCCCGGATGCCGGAGCGCTGCGCTGGACGGGGACGCCCCGGGTGCAGCTCGTCCACCAGAACCCCCTCGGAGCCTTCGATCCGCGCTGGACGATCGGGCGCTCACTGACCGAGGCGCTGGAGGCGGGGGGTGTGCCGCGGAGCGAGCGCCCGGCACGGGTGTCGGCGCTCCTCGCGGAGGTCGGGCTCGACGAGGCGCTGGCGGCCCGACGGCCGTCGGCGCTCTCCGGCGGTCAGCGCCAGCGGGCGGCGCTCGCCCGCGCCCTCGCTGCCGACCCGGAGGTGCTCGTGCTCGACGAACCCGTCTCCGCGCTCGACCCGTCGGTGCGGGAGCGGGTGCTCCGGCTCCTTGCGCGCGTGCAGGAGGAGCGCCGGCTCACGATGCTGTTCGTCTCCCACGACCTCGATGTGGTGGGGGCCGTCGCGGACGACGTCCTGGTCATGCAGGACGGCCGGATCGTCGAGCAGGGGCCCACGGCGACCGTGTTCGCCGCGCCCCAGCACGCCTTCACACGCGAGCTGCTCGCGGCGAGCGGCCCCGTCGGCCCGTGA
- a CDS encoding ABC transporter permease: MSRGERLLLAVAAAVLAVVAVAAVWPGLLATHDPLQTEVRAALLPPSAEHLFGTDQSGRDVYSRVVFGTGRSVGIGLLATAIAVAAGLLVGALAGLSPRGVDVTLMRINDVLMAFPEFLVALVVVAVLGPGPVNIAIAVTLAAAPVYVRLARVQTRTLRVAEYVEAARILGVPPLRAFRRHVVPGVLGSLSVLATIGIGSSILAAAGLSFLGLGPSEPTPEWGLMLAGGRNVLGQAWWVSVFPGLAITLTVVCATVIGRILRARAEGRDA, from the coding sequence ATGAGCCGGGGGGAGCGGCTCCTGCTCGCCGTCGCCGCGGCGGTGCTGGCCGTGGTCGCCGTCGCCGCCGTCTGGCCGGGGCTGCTCGCCACGCACGATCCGCTGCAGACCGAGGTGCGGGCCGCCCTGCTGCCGCCGAGCGCCGAGCATCTCTTCGGTACCGACCAGAGCGGTCGCGACGTCTACTCCCGCGTGGTGTTCGGCACCGGCCGCTCGGTCGGGATCGGGCTTCTCGCCACCGCCATCGCCGTCGCCGCCGGTCTGCTCGTGGGGGCTCTCGCCGGGCTGTCGCCGCGGGGCGTTGACGTCACGCTCATGCGCATCAACGACGTGCTCATGGCCTTCCCCGAGTTCCTCGTGGCGCTGGTCGTGGTGGCCGTGCTGGGGCCGGGGCCGGTGAACATCGCGATCGCGGTGACCCTGGCCGCCGCGCCGGTCTACGTGCGCCTCGCCCGCGTGCAGACCCGGACGCTCCGGGTGGCGGAGTATGTCGAGGCGGCCCGCATCCTGGGCGTGCCGCCGCTGCGGGCGTTCCGACGCCATGTCGTGCCCGGCGTCCTGGGGTCGCTGAGCGTGCTCGCCACGATCGGCATCGGGTCGAGCATCCTCGCCGCGGCCGGGCTGAGCTTCCTGGGCCTGGGGCCGTCCGAGCCGACCCCGGAGTGGGGACTGATGCTCGCCGGCGGTCGCAACGTGCTGGGACAGGCGTGGTGGGTGTCGGTGTTCCCGGGCCTGGCGATCACGCTCACGGTGGTGTGCGCGACGGTGATCGGACGGATCCTCCGGGCGCGGGCGGAGGGAAGGGACGCATGA
- a CDS encoding ABC transporter permease: MKAVLGRGLGLVASVVVVLWGAATVAFLAFRVIPGDPVSVMLGPQAQVSEAVKDGIRADLGLDRPPLEQYVVFIGQLARGDLGESYQLRLPVSEVIGRQLGATVQLAMLALVIAVVLALAVAVFVRGRVGRTIAAGVELVVLSSPVFWIGLLLLSVFAFGLGWFPVSGTRNPATIVLPAITLALPVAALLSQVLRDGMMQAERMPFAETVRARGAGPTWFTVRHGVRHGAASAVTLAAYLTGSVLGGAVLVETVFARPGLGRVTLAAINDRDLPVLTGIILLSALVFVIINVVVELVHPLIDPRVAASRPGAAR; the protein is encoded by the coding sequence GTGAAGGCGGTGCTCGGCCGTGGCCTCGGGCTCGTCGCCTCGGTGGTCGTGGTGCTGTGGGGCGCCGCGACGGTCGCGTTCCTCGCTTTCCGGGTGATCCCCGGCGACCCGGTGTCGGTGATGCTCGGGCCGCAGGCGCAGGTGAGCGAGGCCGTCAAGGACGGCATCCGCGCCGACCTCGGGCTGGATCGGCCGCCGCTCGAGCAGTACGTGGTGTTCATCGGGCAGCTCGCCCGCGGTGACCTCGGAGAGTCCTACCAGCTGCGGCTGCCGGTGTCCGAGGTCATCGGACGGCAGCTCGGCGCGACCGTGCAGCTCGCGATGCTGGCGCTGGTGATCGCCGTCGTGCTCGCGCTCGCGGTCGCGGTCTTCGTCCGGGGCCGCGTCGGCCGGACCATCGCCGCCGGCGTCGAGCTCGTCGTGCTCTCCTCGCCGGTGTTCTGGATCGGGCTGCTGCTGCTCAGCGTCTTCGCGTTCGGGCTGGGGTGGTTCCCCGTCTCGGGCACCCGCAACCCGGCGACCATCGTGCTCCCGGCGATCACGCTCGCCCTCCCGGTGGCGGCGCTGCTCAGCCAGGTGCTCCGCGACGGAATGATGCAGGCGGAGCGGATGCCGTTCGCGGAGACGGTCCGCGCGCGCGGTGCCGGGCCCACGTGGTTCACCGTGCGGCACGGGGTGCGTCACGGCGCCGCCTCGGCGGTGACGCTCGCCGCGTACCTCACCGGCTCGGTCCTCGGAGGTGCGGTGCTCGTCGAGACGGTGTTCGCCCGTCCCGGTCTCGGCCGGGTCACCCTCGCCGCGATCAACGACCGTGACCTGCCCGTCCTCACCGGCATCATCCTGCTGAGCGCGCTCGTGTTCGTGATCATCAACGTCGTGGTGGAGCTCGTGCATCCGCTGATCGACCCTCGCGTGGCCGCCTCCCGGCCGGGTGCGGCCCGATGA
- a CDS encoding ABC transporter substrate-binding protein — translation MPATPVRRLLPFAALAAATALVLTACAGPSTESEGGEVVWAIEGANLSAGHMDPQVSQLDVSGMVQRAVLDSLVFQEDDGSFSPWLAKSWDVSPDSTEYTFTLRDDVTFTDGEPFDAEAVKANFDRIVDPETASAQAASMLGADFYAGTEVVDDHTVKVSFTQPYAPFLQAASTPQLGFYSPAVLADSADKLKAGGPDVTVGTGPFVLTEYTADQEIVYTRNDDYAWGPHDAKAPSFETLRVQIQPEASVRTGVIESGEADLASNIPPNQVAGLDDAGVTVDSVEYPGLPYSLYLNEKYGVFADEKVRQAFARGIDIDAAVEEIYFGQFPRAWSILGSTTPGYDASLEDSWPFDQDAANALLDDAGWTERDADGIRMKDGERLSVRWIAWTPVPDDRAALANAIQSDLKAIGFEVQREELEPGAYNAQYEPKTFDLTDWGFSGVDADFLRAHLHTDGFQNASQVSDPEIDALLEEAVASSDQDARTELYTQLQQWNAEYTAIVPLYSPSAITAVGERVQGLDYDLYGRPLFYDVSLG, via the coding sequence ATGCCCGCCACCCCCGTGCGTCGTCTCCTGCCCTTCGCCGCGCTCGCCGCCGCCACCGCCCTGGTGCTGACCGCGTGCGCCGGCCCGTCCACGGAGAGCGAGGGCGGTGAGGTCGTGTGGGCGATCGAGGGCGCGAACCTGTCCGCCGGGCACATGGACCCGCAGGTGAGCCAGCTCGACGTCTCCGGCATGGTGCAGCGGGCCGTGCTCGACTCCCTGGTCTTCCAGGAGGACGACGGCTCGTTCAGCCCGTGGCTCGCGAAGAGCTGGGACGTCTCGCCGGACAGCACGGAGTACACCTTCACGTTGCGCGACGATGTCACCTTCACCGACGGCGAGCCGTTCGACGCCGAGGCCGTGAAGGCGAACTTCGACCGCATCGTCGACCCCGAGACGGCGTCGGCCCAGGCGGCGAGCATGCTCGGTGCGGACTTCTACGCCGGGACCGAGGTCGTCGACGACCACACCGTGAAGGTCTCGTTCACGCAGCCGTACGCGCCGTTCCTGCAGGCGGCGAGCACCCCGCAGCTCGGCTTCTACTCGCCCGCCGTGCTGGCCGACTCGGCCGACAAGCTCAAGGCGGGCGGACCCGACGTCACGGTCGGCACCGGACCCTTCGTGCTCACCGAGTACACCGCCGACCAGGAGATCGTCTACACGCGCAACGACGACTACGCGTGGGGTCCGCACGACGCGAAGGCCCCGTCGTTCGAGACGCTGCGGGTGCAGATCCAGCCCGAGGCGTCCGTGCGCACCGGTGTGATCGAGAGCGGCGAGGCCGACCTCGCCAGCAACATCCCGCCGAACCAGGTCGCTGGTCTGGACGACGCCGGCGTCACGGTCGACTCGGTGGAGTACCCGGGGCTGCCGTACTCGCTGTACCTGAACGAGAAGTACGGCGTCTTCGCCGACGAGAAGGTGCGGCAGGCGTTCGCGCGAGGCATCGACATCGACGCGGCCGTCGAGGAGATCTACTTCGGGCAGTTCCCGCGGGCGTGGAGCATCCTCGGCAGCACCACCCCCGGCTACGACGCGTCGCTGGAGGATTCCTGGCCGTTCGACCAGGACGCGGCGAACGCCCTGCTCGACGACGCCGGCTGGACGGAGCGCGATGCGGACGGCATCCGCATGAAGGACGGCGAGCGCCTGTCCGTGCGCTGGATCGCCTGGACCCCGGTGCCCGACGACCGCGCGGCGCTGGCCAACGCGATCCAGTCCGACCTCAAGGCCATCGGCTTCGAGGTGCAGCGTGAGGAGCTGGAGCCGGGCGCCTACAACGCGCAGTACGAGCCGAAGACCTTCGACCTCACCGACTGGGGCTTCTCCGGGGTGGACGCCGACTTCCTCCGTGCCCACCTGCACACCGACGGCTTCCAGAACGCCTCGCAGGTGAGCGACCCGGAGATCGACGCGCTCCTGGAAGAGGCCGTCGCCTCGAGCGATCAGGACGCCCGCACCGAGCTCTACACGCAGCTGCAGCAGTGGAACGCCGAATACACGGCCATCGTCCCGCTCTACAGCCCCTCGGCGATCACGGCGGTGGGCGAGCGCGTGCAGGGCCTGGACTACGACCTCTACGGGCGCCCGCTCTTCTACGATGTGAGCCTCGGCTGA